From the genome of Candidatus Methylomirabilota bacterium:
CGATGACGGTCTTGACGCCGGGCGCGCCGCGGAGCGCCTCGTCGGTGTTTTTCTTCAGCGGGACGATCGCGCCGCGCCGCCAGCCGCCGTCGGCGGTGATGACCAGCGAGGAGTCCGCGTCGTGGATGCGCTCGCGCACGGCCTCCGGCGAGAAGCCGCCGAAGATCACGCTGTGCGCTGCGCCGATCCGGGCGCAGGCCAGCATGGCGATCGGCAGCTCGGGCACCATCGGCATGTAGATCGTCACGCGGTCGCCCTTCTTGACCCCCTGCCGCTTCAGCGCGGCGGCGAACCGGTTCACCTCACGGTAGAGGTCCCAGTAGGTCAGCACACGGCTGTCGCCCGGCTCGCCCTCCCAGATGATCGCGGCCTTCGTGCGGCGCGGGCCCGTGACGTGGCGGTCGAGGCAGTTGTACGCGACGTTGAGCTTGCCCCCGACGAACCACTTGGCGTAGGGCGGCTTCCACTCGAGCCCCTTCTTCCACGGCTTGAACCAGTGGAGCTCCTTGGCGCGCTGCTCCCAGAACTTCACGAAGTTCTTCTGCGCCCGGGCGTACACGGAGGCCTTGTTGACGAGCGCGTTCTTCACGAACGCCTTCGGCGGCGGGAACCTCCGGTTCTCCCGGAGCAGCACCTGGATGGGCACGTCTGCCTTCGGCTTCGCTTGGGCCATAGCTCCCCTCGGTAGACGGTGATTGGTCGGTCCGGCCGTGGATTCTACCTCATTCGCCGAGCCCCGCCGAGGGCCGGCGCAGGCCGTACCGGATCAGCTTCTCATGGAAGTTCTTCGGGTCCATGTCGGCGTGCTTCGCGGCGGCCGTGAGCTTGCCGCCCTCGGCCTCGAGCACGCCCGTGACGTACGCGCGCTCGAACTCCTCGATCACGCGCGCCTTCGCCTCGCGGAACGGGAGCTCGAGGTCCACCTTCGGCCGCCCGCCGTCGCCCGTCAGGAAGCGCTCGACGTCGGCGATCGTGTCACCCTTGGCGACGATCACCGCGCGCTCGATCACGTTCTCGAGCTCGCGCACGTTGCCGGGCCACGCGTAGCGGCAGAGCGCCTGCATCGCGTCGGGAGCGATGGCCCTCACCGGCTTCTTCGAGCGCCGGGCGCTGGCCTCGAGGAAGTGCTGGGTCAGGAGCGGGATGTCGCCGGCGCGGTCGCGCAGCGGCGGCACGCGCACAGGCATCACGGACAGGCGGTAGAAAAGATCGCGGCGGAAGGCGCCGCGCTCCACCTCGGCCTGCAGGTCCTTGTTGGTCGTCACGATGAAGCGGACGTCGATTTCGAGCGTCCGGTCCGAGCCGATCGGCGTCACACGCCGGTCCTCGATGACGCGGAGCAGCTTGGACTGGAGCCCGAGCGGCATCTCGCCGATCTCGTCGAGCAGGAGCGTGCCCCCGTTCGCCATCTGGAACACCCCGCGGCGGGTCTCGCTGGCGCCCGTGAAGGCACCCTTCTTGAAGCCGAACAGCTCGGACTCGAACAGCTCCTCGGGGATCGCCGAGCAGTTCACGGCGACGAACGGCTTGTCGCGCCGGGCGCCCGAGAAGTGCAGCGAGCGCGCGAGCAGCTCCTTGCCCACGCCGGTCTCGCCGTGGATGAGGACGGTCGTATCGAGCCCGGCCACGGAGGAGAGGAGCTCGAAGACGTCCCGCATCGCCTGGCTCTGCGCGACGATGTTCTTCAGCGTGAAGCGCTCCTGGTTCCGCCGCAGGGTCGCGCGGCTCGCGGCCTTCAGCTCATGAAACTCGATGGCGCGCCGAAGCACCATGAGGACCTCGGCGGCGTCGAACGGCTTGACGAGGTAGTCCTCGGCGCCGAGGCGCATCGCCTCGACCGCCGAGCCGATCGTGCCGTACGCGGTCATCACGACCACGGCGAGGTCCGGGTGGTCCGTCTTCATCCGGCGCACCACCTCGACGCCGTCGATCCCCGGGAGCCGCTTGTCGGTCAGCACGAGGTCCACGTCGTCGCCCTTCAGCAGCTCCACCGCGTCCTCGCCGCTCGAGACGACGAGGACCTCGTAGCCTTCGACCTCGAGCGTGCGCTGGAGCGGGCGCAGGAAGATCTCGTCGTCCTCGACGATGAGGATGCGGTGTCTCATGGGACTCCCTGGGCGACCTCGACGGCCGCCGGCAGCGGCGACCGCGGGATGACGAGCCGGATCGTCGTCCCGCGGCCGGGCGCGCTGTCGATCTCGATCTCGCCGCCGTGCAGGTCCATGACCTTCTTCACGATCGCCAGCCCGAGCCCCGTGCCCGTCGGCTTCGTGGTGTAGAACGGCAGGAAGATCTTCTCGCGGTGCTCCGGCTGGATGCCCGCGCCGTTGTCGGCGACCTC
Proteins encoded in this window:
- a CDS encoding sigma-54 dependent transcriptional regulator; its protein translation is MRHRILIVEDDEIFLRPLQRTLEVEGYEVLVVSSGEDAVELLKGDDVDLVLTDKRLPGIDGVEVVRRMKTDHPDLAVVVMTAYGTIGSAVEAMRLGAEDYLVKPFDAAEVLMVLRRAIEFHELKAASRATLRRNQERFTLKNIVAQSQAMRDVFELLSSVAGLDTTVLIHGETGVGKELLARSLHFSGARRDKPFVAVNCSAIPEELFESELFGFKKGAFTGASETRRGVFQMANGGTLLLDEIGEMPLGLQSKLLRVIEDRRVTPIGSDRTLEIDVRFIVTTNKDLQAEVERGAFRRDLFYRLSVMPVRVPPLRDRAGDIPLLTQHFLEASARRSKKPVRAIAPDAMQALCRYAWPGNVRELENVIERAVIVAKGDTIADVERFLTGDGGRPKVDLELPFREAKARVIEEFERAYVTGVLEAEGGKLTAAAKHADMDPKNFHEKLIRYGLRRPSAGLGE